A genomic stretch from Pieris brassicae chromosome 9, ilPieBrab1.1, whole genome shotgun sequence includes:
- the LOC123714147 gene encoding proteasome subunit beta type-6, with product MAASVVDTYTDPSMSWMNAPHSTGTSIMACEFDGGVVIGADSRTTTGAYIANRVTDKLTKITDYIYCCRSGSAADTQAIADIVTYHLNFHRMELGEPPLVETAAAIFRELCYNYRDSLVAGILVAGWDKNKGGQIYSVPIGGMVQRQAVSIGGSGSSYVYGYVDANFKPKMSKEEAVKFVTNTLTLAMLRDGSSGGVVRLGVISEAGVERSVILGDQLPKYYEG from the exons ATGGCCGCATCAGTAGTAGACACTTACACTGACCCCAGCATGAGCTGGATGAATGCTCCTCACAGTACGGGAACCTCAATCATGGCCTGTGAGTTTGATGGCGGAGTTGTGATTGGTGCCGACTCCCGTACAACAACCGGCGCCTACATAGCTAACAGAGTAACGGACAAGCTGACAAAGATCACTGACTACATATATTGTTGTCGTTCGGGATCAGCTGCAGACACGCAAGCTATTGCTGATATTGTAACTTATCATCTCA ATTTCCATAGGATGGAATTGGGTGAGCCTCCACTAGTGGAAACTGCAGCAGCAATATTTCGTGAACTCTGCTATAACTACCGAGACTCACTTGTAGCTGGAATCCTTGTTGCTGGTTGGGATAAGAATAAAGGAG gacaAATTTATTCTGTACCCATTGGAGGTATGGTTCAGAGACAAGCAGTATCTATTGGTGGTTCAGGATCATCTTATGTTTATGGTTATGTTGATGCTAACTTTAAGCCTAAAATGAGCAAAGAAGAAGCTGTCAAGTTTGTTACTAACACTCTGACCCTGGCTATGTTGAGGGATGGTTCCTCAGGAGGTGTTGTAAGGCTTGGAGTGATATCAGAGGCTGGTGTTGAGCGATCAGTTATCCTTGGAGATCAACTACCAAAATACTATGAAGgttaa